The following coding sequences are from one bacterium SCSIO 12741 window:
- a CDS encoding type I restriction enzyme HsdR N-terminal domain-containing protein, which produces MERLNLPEYQFRLKREDGKIHIFDSIRKKFLVLTPEEWVRQNFIEYLHQEFQYPKSLMKLEKPIKYNRMDNRSDIVCYNNRAEALVLVECKRPSVEITQKTFDQIARYNSVLQIRFLAVTNGLNHYYCEIDHDKGSYRFIESLPEYQSQVG; this is translated from the coding sequence ATGGAAAGGCTAAATCTTCCGGAATATCAGTTTCGGCTGAAACGCGAGGATGGGAAGATTCACATCTTCGATAGCATCCGTAAAAAATTTCTGGTGCTTACACCCGAGGAATGGGTCCGGCAAAACTTCATCGAATACTTGCATCAGGAATTCCAGTATCCCAAATCACTGATGAAATTAGAAAAGCCAATCAAGTACAACCGAATGGACAATCGAAGCGATATTGTTTGTTACAACAACCGGGCGGAAGCATTGGTGCTGGTGGAGTGCAAGCGACCCTCGGTGGAGATTACCCAAAAAACCTTCGATCAAATAGCTCGCTACAATTCCGTTCTGCAAATTCGCTTCTTAGCCGTAACCAACGGATTAAACCATTACTATTGCGAGATTGACCACGACAAGGGCAGCTATCGATTTATTGAAAGCTTGCCCGAATATCAAAGTCAAGTGGGCTGA
- a CDS encoding nitroreductase, with product MRYNLSEITDVIEDRRTIFPEQFSKRKVHREIIEKLLNVARWAPTHKLTQPWKFSVFREEGLNRLSEFQSQTYSQITPEDKFSERKFLKLKERPLKSSAVIFVTMSPDPDRRVPEIEEIASVAAAVQNMSLLATAYGLGFYWSSGGLTYRDELKEFLNLEESDKVMGTIYVGYPDIDWPRKTPRKPIEYFTHWEE from the coding sequence ATGCGCTATAACCTCAGCGAAATCACAGATGTCATTGAAGACAGGAGAACCATTTTTCCAGAACAATTTTCCAAACGGAAGGTCCATCGGGAGATTATCGAGAAATTGCTCAATGTTGCTCGCTGGGCTCCTACGCATAAGTTGACACAGCCCTGGAAGTTTTCCGTTTTTCGCGAAGAGGGATTGAACCGACTTTCAGAATTTCAATCGCAGACCTATTCCCAAATTACCCCAGAGGACAAGTTTTCGGAAAGGAAGTTCTTGAAGCTAAAGGAACGTCCGCTTAAATCTTCCGCAGTCATCTTTGTGACGATGAGTCCGGATCCGGATCGACGGGTGCCTGAAATTGAAGAAATTGCTTCGGTAGCCGCTGCGGTTCAAAACATGTCTTTGCTGGCCACAGCCTATGGCTTGGGTTTTTATTGGAGTAGTGGAGGATTAACCTATCGCGATGAGTTAAAGGAGTTTTTGAATCTGGAAGAATCGGACAAAGTGATGGGTACCATCTACGTGGGTTATCCGGATATTGATTGGCCTCGAAAGACACCGCGTAAGCCCATCGAGTACTTTACTCACTGGGAGGAGTAG
- a CDS encoding phospholipase, whose protein sequence is MEKHYLPVTRTSRQYLMGNQEDPEVLWLVLHGFGQQARYFTPKVKVLDNGRSLVVVAEGLNRFYLEGYNGRVGATWMTSDDREKDIEDNNNYLEDLVCAVTDQFTSRHCRIKVLAFSQGIATACRWMAATHYHVEEAVLWAGSLPPDLDWEATAHRWKKMKLHYVFGNQDEFFNREKIAGNEQLLKDQDIPYEFHLFDGKHEMNDEVLLGILNQD, encoded by the coding sequence ATGGAAAAGCATTACCTGCCTGTAACCCGAACTTCCAGGCAATATTTGATGGGCAATCAGGAAGATCCTGAAGTGCTCTGGTTGGTTTTACATGGATTTGGCCAACAAGCCCGTTATTTTACCCCCAAAGTGAAGGTGCTCGACAATGGGCGCTCTCTGGTCGTTGTTGCTGAAGGATTAAACCGGTTTTATCTTGAAGGCTACAATGGTCGTGTAGGAGCCACCTGGATGACGAGCGATGATCGGGAAAAAGACATTGAAGACAACAACAATTACCTGGAAGATTTGGTGTGTGCGGTTACGGATCAGTTTACTTCTCGCCATTGTCGGATTAAGGTGCTGGCTTTCTCTCAGGGAATTGCCACGGCTTGTCGTTGGATGGCAGCTACGCATTATCATGTAGAGGAGGCCGTTTTATGGGCTGGATCATTACCTCCTGATTTGGATTGGGAAGCTACCGCTCACCGTTGGAAAAAGATGAAACTCCACTACGTTTTCGGAAATCAGGATGAGTTTTTTAACCGGGAAAAAATTGCCGGAAACGAGCAACTGCTCAAGGATCAGGATATTCCGTATGAGTTTCATTTGTTTGATGGGAAGCATGAAATGAACGATGAGGTTCTATTAGGCATTCTCAATCAAGATTAA
- the elbB gene encoding isoprenoid biosynthesis glyoxalase ElbB, with product MSKKVVVALSGCGVYDGAEIHESVLTLLALDQKGISYQCAAPDENQFHVVNHTNGEEMEETRNILVEAARIARGNIKPLSQIDMADYDGLVIPGGFGSAKNFSKWAFEGPEGPVQEEIAHLIRSTHALGKPIAALCMSPVVLSLAFKGSDVNPALTVGTTQAPSPYEIQAISDGMESLGSRAEQVAVEDVVVDQANRVVTSPCYMMEASIADINEGIQKTVAAFEELL from the coding sequence ATGAGTAAAAAAGTAGTGGTCGCATTGAGCGGATGTGGCGTATACGACGGAGCCGAGATTCACGAATCCGTATTGACTTTATTGGCCCTCGATCAAAAGGGAATTTCTTACCAATGTGCTGCCCCGGATGAAAATCAATTTCACGTGGTGAACCACACCAACGGGGAAGAAATGGAGGAAACACGGAACATTTTGGTGGAAGCTGCTCGAATTGCCAGAGGAAACATTAAGCCCTTGTCTCAAATCGACATGGCTGATTATGATGGTCTCGTAATTCCAGGTGGATTTGGTTCGGCCAAGAATTTTTCGAAATGGGCATTTGAAGGTCCCGAAGGTCCGGTTCAAGAAGAAATTGCTCACCTTATTCGCAGTACTCATGCCCTTGGTAAACCGATTGCTGCACTTTGCATGTCTCCCGTAGTATTGTCCTTAGCTTTTAAGGGATCGGACGTTAATCCGGCATTGACAGTAGGTACCACTCAAGCTCCAAGTCCTTATGAAATTCAGGCCATCAGTGATGGAATGGAGAGCCTCGGAAGTAGAGCCGAGCAAGTTGCGGTAGAAGATGTAGTGGTGGATCAAGCCAATCGAGTGGTGACCTCGCCTTGTTACATGATGGAGGCCTCCATCGCCGATATCAATGAGGGAATTCAAAAGACTGTAGCTGCATTCGAAGAGCTACTCTAA
- a CDS encoding AAA family ATPase, translating into MEKDLQLVERFHQQYKGLNDEIGKVIVGQQDVIKLVLISIFSRGHCLLVGVPGLAKTLLVNTISDALGLNFSRIQFTPDLMPSDIVGAEILDENRNFKFIKGPIFANIILADEINRTPPKTQSALLEAMQEKAVTAAGHRYKLEEPFFVLATQNPIEQEGTYPLPEAQLDRFMFNVWVDYPSYEEELAVVKSTTTDRSASVSNVMSASEILEYQQLVRKIPVTDAVMEYAVKLAGRTRPDQNAPEIVQKYLNWGAGPRASQYLVVGAKCHALINGKLSPDIEDVQAIALPILRHRIVRNYKAEAEGFGLERIIQELL; encoded by the coding sequence ATGGAAAAAGATTTACAACTGGTTGAGCGCTTTCACCAACAATACAAAGGGCTTAATGATGAGATAGGAAAAGTAATCGTAGGTCAGCAAGATGTAATCAAGCTTGTATTGATCTCCATTTTTAGCCGCGGTCACTGCCTTTTGGTAGGTGTACCGGGATTGGCCAAGACTCTTTTGGTAAACACCATTTCTGATGCCTTAGGCTTGAATTTTAGCCGGATTCAGTTTACCCCCGACTTGATGCCTTCTGATATTGTAGGAGCAGAGATTCTGGATGAAAACCGCAACTTCAAGTTTATCAAAGGGCCCATTTTTGCCAACATCATTTTGGCAGATGAGATTAACCGGACACCACCTAAAACACAGTCCGCACTGCTGGAAGCCATGCAGGAAAAAGCAGTGACCGCTGCTGGACATCGCTACAAATTGGAAGAACCCTTCTTTGTATTGGCAACTCAAAACCCGATTGAACAAGAAGGAACTTATCCGCTTCCCGAAGCTCAGTTAGACCGTTTTATGTTCAACGTATGGGTAGACTACCCAAGCTATGAAGAAGAACTGGCTGTGGTGAAAAGCACCACTACCGATCGTTCAGCTTCGGTGTCTAATGTAATGAGTGCTTCCGAGATTTTGGAATATCAGCAGTTGGTTCGTAAAATTCCAGTAACCGATGCGGTGATGGAATATGCAGTGAAGTTGGCTGGTCGTACCAGACCGGATCAAAACGCTCCGGAAATTGTCCAGAAATACCTAAATTGGGGTGCCGGACCAAGAGCTTCGCAATACCTGGTGGTAGGAGCTAAGTGCCACGCCTTGATCAATGGCAAATTGTCACCCGATATCGAAGATGTACAAGCCATTGCACTACCTATTCTACGCCACCGGATAGTTCGCAACTACAAAGCCGAAGCAGAAGGTTTTGGTTTGGAACGAATTATTCAAGAATTGCTGTAA
- a CDS encoding peptidylprolyl isomerase, producing the protein MRIYLSILLALFSTGAFAQPGNEKVIDGIVAVIGENMILKSDVEEQFAAYLNSGKAVDGNTRCELFEDLLFNKLLLNQAETDSLYPSEGQIDDEINRRLRYFINQFGSQKKLEEFYEKSVDEIRIEFHDPIKEQLMIQRMQGQISGAVEVSPGDVRSFFEDVMMDSLPNINAQVELAQIVKKPPIDEAERTRVRNKLLELRERVLAGEDFGTLAYLYSEDPGSARENGVLGPMGRAELVPEFAAVAFTLEKGETSGIVETEFGYHLIQMVERVGTKVNARHILLIPKVQPEDLIEAKQFLDTLKGNIAKYDSLSFTTAAILYSDDKDTKNSGGLILNPMTGSSKFEMDQVSQIDPSLYLMLDRMEEGDVAGPELAQMRDGSRAYRLVKLVDIVEAHEANLKQDYQYIQELATQYKQNEVMNSWIEKRVNSFYIRVDDSYSTCQFRFNWLPKTISATEETPEPEEAPAPKTEGKE; encoded by the coding sequence ATGAGAATATACCTGAGTATACTGCTGGCCCTCTTTTCCACTGGAGCATTTGCTCAACCTGGTAATGAAAAGGTGATTGATGGAATTGTAGCCGTCATCGGTGAAAACATGATCCTCAAAAGCGATGTAGAGGAACAATTTGCTGCTTACTTGAATTCGGGTAAAGCGGTGGATGGCAATACACGCTGCGAGTTGTTTGAAGACTTGCTCTTCAATAAGTTGTTGCTGAATCAAGCCGAAACGGATAGTTTGTACCCTTCTGAAGGTCAAATTGATGATGAAATCAACAGACGTTTACGCTACTTCATTAATCAGTTTGGAAGCCAAAAGAAGCTGGAGGAATTCTACGAAAAATCGGTGGACGAAATTCGAATCGAGTTCCATGATCCGATTAAAGAGCAATTGATGATTCAGCGGATGCAAGGACAGATTTCAGGTGCTGTGGAGGTTTCTCCTGGTGACGTAAGATCTTTCTTTGAGGATGTGATGATGGACAGCTTGCCCAATATCAATGCGCAGGTAGAGTTGGCCCAAATCGTTAAGAAACCACCGATCGATGAAGCAGAAAGAACTCGGGTAAGAAACAAATTGCTGGAACTTCGCGAACGTGTATTGGCCGGTGAAGATTTTGGAACCTTGGCCTACTTGTATTCTGAAGACCCGGGGTCGGCACGTGAGAATGGAGTTTTGGGACCTATGGGTAGAGCTGAGCTGGTACCCGAATTTGCTGCTGTTGCATTTACCTTGGAGAAAGGTGAAACTTCGGGCATTGTGGAAACCGAATTTGGTTACCACCTGATTCAGATGGTGGAGCGGGTTGGAACCAAAGTAAACGCCAGACACATTCTGTTGATTCCAAAAGTGCAGCCAGAAGATTTGATCGAGGCCAAGCAGTTTTTGGATACCCTAAAGGGAAACATAGCCAAATACGATTCCTTGAGCTTCACCACAGCCGCCATTCTATACAGCGACGATAAAGACACTAAAAACAGTGGAGGGTTAATTCTAAACCCAATGACTGGCTCTTCCAAGTTTGAAATGGATCAGGTTTCTCAAATTGACCCTTCCCTTTACCTCATGCTGGATCGCATGGAAGAAGGGGATGTGGCAGGACCAGAATTGGCTCAAATGAGGGATGGAAGCCGTGCCTACCGTTTGGTAAAGCTGGTGGACATCGTAGAGGCTCACGAAGCGAACTTGAAACAAGATTACCAATACATCCAGGAGCTGGCTACCCAGTACAAGCAAAATGAGGTGATGAATTCCTGGATTGAAAAACGAGTCAATAGTTTTTACATTCGGGTAGACGACAGCTATTCAACCTGTCAATTCCGATTTAACTGGCTCCCCAAAACCATATCCGCCACCGAGGAGACACCTGAACCAGAGGAAGCTCCGGCACCTAAAACCGAAGGAAAAGAGTAA